The Branchiostoma lanceolatum isolate klBraLanc5 chromosome 5, klBraLanc5.hap2, whole genome shotgun sequence region GTTTCCTCAACCTATCATTGGCTTCTTGTTTAATTGATACCAACAAGATTAAAGTATAGACtgaatatttttcatacaaCACCATTGTAGACAATGTATGAGCTGTCTTTTTTCCCTTTTCACAGTTCTGGTGTATGACAGCTCCACCAACCCCTGCATGCCTCGACAGCTGCTCTGTCCAGGGAGTGATGATGAGCAGGTAGGTAAATCTGAGTACAGCTTGCATAATATTGTTTGGGAAAACATAGTCACAGACTGTATTAGCTCCTTGTGTTGCCTCCATCtaggtacatttttgtacagtcTTCATTTCCCTTCTTTGCTATTCTTTCCACTTTTTTTACCATGTGTATAGAACTTGTTGCAGTTGCCACATTTTCTATCAACATTACAACCGCATCTCTGTCCCAGGTTCTGAGTGCTGCCCTGGTGAAGATGGAGCTAGCACTTGGGCAGGATGACACCACAGCAGGAAAGGCAGTTGTATTTGCAGGCCACAAGAATGGACAGCTCTCCCTGCTCCACTCTCCCGACCAACTCAAGATGCACAACATCCAAGCACACAGTGGTGAGTGTCCATCAGGTTTTAACAATGGTGGCATCTAGAAATGCTTTTTTTATTAATTAATGCATCATTTATTGTCAGTTTCAAGAAAAAGACAATACAAAGGACATGCATGGGTAACCacaaaaccaataaataaaaaccAATTGATAGcaatgatacatttgtatttgcatttaACATAAGACGACTGACCCCAGTCTAGAATTGCTTGGTGGTATAGACCTTTTTACTTACCTGTTAAGTCCATTTGCTTCTATAACCTTCCTTTATACTCCAGTTTATTCAGTTTCAATTCTATTCTCTCTGATGGTTATGATGATATGATAAAAGATGTTCTTACAGCACTGTCTTGTAgtactgtccatggtgctgaatgtactccatggtgctgaaattaGTGTTGCAGCTATCTATTTGCTTTGAAGATTAATGTTAGGATGTATGGACAACTCAGAGTTAGCTTTTCATCAGTTCttaagtttcaaaatgttaagATTGTTTTTAATCACCAGTTTCTATTGTGTATGAGGGACCGGCCACCAGGGACCAGCTTTTCTCTATAACTCCTGATTTGCTTTCACCACAGGCCAGGTCTCATTTCTGTACTCGTCACATGGGAAGCCAGACCATGGCATCCTTGGCTCTGTTTCCCGCCTGGTGTCCTGTGGGACAGACAAATGTGTGCACATCTGGGGGATAGGTGTGGAGGAGGACACCATCAGGCTGGTGTGCCTGTCAACTGTGCAGTGCAAAGTCAGACCCATGCTGATCTCTATGGTAGGAAACATCCTGGCCTTGGTGACCACAGATGGTGTACTCTCCATgtacaaaacatacacaaaGGAAGAAATGGCATTGGagaagacaacctacatgtcaGGTAAGTTGCTTTTCAACCATTAAAGGCCTGGAAATAATTCTATCCTCAGAGTTTGATTTCCTTTTCAGGTAGATTTTATGAGCCTACCTTCCAAATTACAAGAAGAGAAATTATGTGTAAaacatgtgttttttgtttcagcATCTTCCTGTGCAGTCCAACTCACACACCACATAGAAGATGACCATAAGAAAGGGGTTACTGCACTCTGCTGCTCAAGGACTCTGGACCTGTTTGCAACTACTGGGAAGGATGCTTGTGTCAAAATCTGgaacacagaaaacaagttgGTCAAAGAACTTGTCTTGGATAACACTCTACAAGGGGTGTGCTTTGCAAATGACAGAGGAGACCTACTGATTGGTTACCAAAGCCATGTTAGCTATGTGCCGTTATTGAACTACCTTCCAAAGCTGTACCTGGAGGAACTTGTTGAAACCGATGTCTTGGATGAACAGTTGGAGGAGCCTGTTCCATATGACCCTTCCCTGCAACTACTGTTCACTATGGATTCTATCCCTGTTTTCCCTTTAGACTTGAAGGCAAGGAGGGAGATGGAGTTGGAAGCCTCCCTTTCTGTACCTGCAACCCAAGTGTCAGAACGGGACTTGCCGATAATACCATTGTCTACAAAAACCTCATCATTCCTCTCAATCCAGCCTTCCTCCCATCTCAGGCAAAGTACCAGTGCACGGACACTGGCTTCTCAAACTACACAAGTGGCAGCATCACCAATCAGACTTTCTCCTCCACTGGAGACAATGGAAACAATCCCTTCACGTGTacaggaggaagaagaagacgtTGCCAAGGAAAAAGAAGTAGTGCCAACAGATACAATGCCAGTTGAAAGTAAATCAAACCAATTCACAGAAAAGGATAGAAAGAAAGGGTTGGagaaagaagaggaggaggacccACTCTTGAAGCGCAAACCTATCATCGCTCCTGATGGATACATCCCCAACTCTGTCATCCGGTTTATCATTGGTTACAAACCGCCTCCAGAGAGATTTATTCAGCAGGAGTGGAAGCTGAAGGCTGCTCCATCAGGTGCATTACCAGAtgtggaagaggaggaggaggaggaggaagctGAGGATGAAGAAGGGCTAGTGATAGATTGGAGCAGCTCGCCAGAGTTAGACCTCAAAGAGGATGATGAGAGGTGGAAGCTTCCATCTCCTGTCCGGTTTGGGGAAAAGAAAGAGAAGCCTCGGGAGCAGAAGCCAGGCCCAAAATTGGACTACACATTCAGGAAAGTTAACTTTGGACCTCCTTCAAGAGATGAGCTTGAGTCACCCAGCAGTAAAAAGGCAAAGCCAGCAAAGGAGAAGAAAGAGTGGGAAGGCCCTACTTTACTTCGAAACATCATCAACTGCAGTTGGTTTCCTCGTGACAAGCTAACTGACCAGAAGTTGACTGTGGAGAATGTCATGGCCATTCTTTTGACTTTGTTGCAAGATACAAGTGATATAGATAGGCACAAGAAAGTCTGCCAGGCAATCACAGATATACATAAAGAGCTCGGACTTGGCGAAGAATTGCTGGACACGGTTGTCAAGATTCTGCTTGGCCAACTCGGCAAGAGGAATGCCATCATCAGAAGGAATGCAGTGAGAACACTTGGTGAACTTGGGCTTGACAGAAAGGTCATCCTATTGGCTCTGATATCTGCTCTTGCAGACAATGACAAGGTTGTGCAAAAGGAAGCTCTCAATGCCATAGTAACAGTCGCTGGAGTCAAGACCAAACACGACCTGGCACAAATGCTGCAGCAGGTTGGGGTTCTCAAGGAGCCGGTCAAAAACAAGGATAGACAGAATTTGAAGGAATTGGAGGAAAGGGTTGGGAAAAAGGCTCATGGTCAAGCCCTGCAGGATAGCTTGTCTGAGATGAATGCAAGAATAGCCATGTGGAATGAAAGGATTGACCAGAGACATGCATCCCCACCACTTGACATGGATTTCTTGGACTTCATGAATAAGGAAGACCAGCTTGACAAGAAAAGTGGAGGACCATCTAAAGGGGCTCCTCAGCTTTCaagaaaacagaaagaaagGGGTCTTCCTAGTTCAAAGGCCGGTCGCAAAACTACCATGTCCTTTAAAAGGCATGCCAAATCACGTCCAAAACGCCCCCAACCAAAGACCACTGTCAAACATCCCTCATCACGTGTCAAGGGAGATCTGGCCAGTGGTAAGAAGTGGACAATGTTGCACCATAATCAGGCCATCAGAAAAATGTTGATAGCCAAGGATCTTGAAGAAAGCAGCAGCCCAGTTGGGATGGTAAAGGAGACAGTGACAGCACAAGACCAAAGCAGATATTTGCCTGAAGTTCCACGCAGCAGCAGAAGTGAGAGTCCAGCAGACTGCACTAGGCATGTAGCCAAGGTCACAAACTCGGCAACCAAAGCAGGGCACAGAGAATTGTCAGATGCAGATACAGCCTCCATATCCCACAGAAAGGAGGTTATTGATGACAAATCTGTATGCCATGATGACGATACTGTATTAGGTACTGATGATGCAACGTCAACAGCTCCAACTGACGATGTTGCATCTACAGCCCCAACAGTGGAGGAACTGGAACTAAGACTTAGAAGGACTTTCACGGATGATTATGCTGCAACTGAATCCAGCTATGATGACTCTGGATTAGGCCAGATGTCTGATACCTCCAGTTACATGGATGGTATGTATTTTGGTTTTCAATAGATTCAGGCATAGCTTGTGATGTGCTTCAGATGAATTTATGATGTCAATATAACTTCACTGTGAGCTGGATTAAACAATTCTTGTGTTTTATCTTTTACAGGTTTCAGGGTTCGGAAGCCTATGCAGACACATTACTTCCCACCTATTAAATCTGGCATCCCGTTTGAACTGAGGAGTGACAGCGACAAATCGTTTTCTTCATACAAagaggaggaagatgatgagACCACAGAAAAATGGCGACGGCTGTTCAACAGACCAGCAGCGCAAAGACGCAAACAACTGTATGAGGAACGTGCCCAGAAGTTAAGCGGACAAGGTGCCTCAGCAAAGCAGAGTGCCCTCCCACCAATTGTCTATGTGAATGACATGAAACGATTGACAAAAGGTGACCTGGGGCAACGGCTCCTCCTCAGCGTAGCAACACATTTTGCACCAGAGGCAAGACAGAAGCTGGAGGGAAGGGATCGACATAGGATCACTAGCCTTCCGCATAAGCTGGGCTCACACACAGATGTGGAGAGCTACGGTTGTTCAAACTTCGGGACACTAAACATGCTGTGGACCACAATGGCACCACAACGACCAGAGATACCAGTCCTGTATCCACACAACTCAACCTTTGCACCCACAAAAGATGGCGCATACGGTCAAAGACAGCGTAAAAAGCCATTCCATGTTCCATTGCCATCTCTTGAGATGTTAACACGGGTGCAGGCCATCCAGGAAAGCGGCCTGTTGAAggagaaaagtttcaaaaagaCCTTCAGTAGGTCTTACCCCTCTAGTACCACTTACAGTTGgtctacccccctcccacctgcAAGGAACCTGAACAGCACTCTCAGGAAGCTTGAGCTTTCGGAGGTAGACCTAAGTGCCAAACCAGCGGCTAAAGTGAGATGTGGTGTCCACAAAAGGGGGCACAGATGTAAAGTGTGTCAAGGGTACTACTCCTCTCCAGAACTTGCAGCTTCAAGACCAGATTCTGAGGAAGACCCTGCCGCCAGTGCTGCTCCACCACCGTCAAGGGCAGAAGTGTGCAAAGTGATTTCCTTGCCTATTCTGGCATAATGCAGCCAGTTTTGCCTGTCCATTTGAACAACAATAAAGATTGAGATGTCAGCAAATATATGCTGAAACCCTTGCAGAAAATACTAATTTTCTCTGCTTATTTGTTGCATCATCAGTTACATTATGTAATGTGGATATctgaaatattatgaaagatCAATAtgatcaatagatatcaataaatatgatCGATGAATAAGTTCAATTGCATTGTCAGTAAATAGTCCATCAATTTCTGAATGAAAATATGCTgttccagaaaaaaatcattttggtaACTTGGCAGACGAAATTTGTGAGCAAAGGTAGAATTTCCTTGACATTTCCAAGATTTTCTTTCACTTAACGATTGCTATAATTCaacctactagtatttgtaaccaaagaaggaaaaacatacatggatTAGATTGTGGTCCGCCATTCCAAGAAGCTTCTTTGTCAAACCGTCAGTGTGAGGCCACTATACTTTAGCAGTTCCCACAGGTGCCCCTCCTGGCGGATTGTACAGAACTGCAAATAATGGTCCATGATGGCACCATCGCACTTCACTGCACTGCCCAGAACTTAAGACGAACATTTGACCTCTGTATAGCTATTCAACATTATCCGCGGACTTCAGTCTTTAATCTTTTGTTTCTA contains the following coding sequences:
- the LOC136435244 gene encoding WD repeat-containing protein 87-like, with protein sequence MALTTRKLRPWKDVQLDIQKKLKNWNSQRNADNVTIPYGLQLEHNLSHPNPVRCMSSQRILTGDIFVANQGVGVTNQLYLWNIDADTNGAELKKYPVTPAMTLMKCIPKVHALVGYCSSDMTINIFTDMLHGFKQLSMSPMPTTVLSMAFLDDTDELVLGTVGSLLTFRLGMFDIRAKLVPSRPFITDLTREQWVLNLQVDRRTRQLIAMCDDGVFFINYSSRMQERFLPNWHQADLSCCIAYRPKEYFITAATDGTMKVWNSIVFSQVHEFMGHYNHITGLALHPRYPLLVSGSRDGSIRVWRLDTLEQTYRLDIGDDILEMSMLGSGTIFYRTKHQIKVWYLNQFHSTFSHVYCSVNKLVRINWVGLPSRVLVTGEDGSVRILSAVSGVVLNIIYPMATYQVLDNLVYDPSANKIFAVLKDGEVLVYDSSTNPCMPRQLLCPGSDDEQVLSAALVKMELALGQDDTTAGKAVVFAGHKNGQLSLLHSPDQLKMHNIQAHSGQVSFLYSSHGKPDHGILGSVSRLVSCGTDKCVHIWGIGVEEDTIRLVCLSTVQCKVRPMLISMVGNILALVTTDGVLSMYKTYTKEEMALEKTTYMSASSCAVQLTHHIEDDHKKGVTALCCSRTLDLFATTGKDACVKIWNTENKLVKELVLDNTLQGVCFANDRGDLLIGYQSHVSYVPLLNYLPKLYLEELVETDVLDEQLEEPVPYDPSLQLLFTMDSIPVFPLDLKARREMELEASLSVPATQVSERDLPIIPLSTKTSSFLSIQPSSHLRQSTSARTLASQTTQVAASPIRLSPPLETMETIPSRVQEEEEDVAKEKEVVPTDTMPVESKSNQFTEKDRKKGLEKEEEEDPLLKRKPIIAPDGYIPNSVIRFIIGYKPPPERFIQQEWKLKAAPSGALPDVEEEEEEEEAEDEEGLVIDWSSSPELDLKEDDERWKLPSPVRFGEKKEKPREQKPGPKLDYTFRKVNFGPPSRDELESPSSKKAKPAKEKKEWEGPTLLRNIINCSWFPRDKLTDQKLTVENVMAILLTLLQDTSDIDRHKKVCQAITDIHKELGLGEELLDTVVKILLGQLGKRNAIIRRNAVRTLGELGLDRKVILLALISALADNDKVVQKEALNAIVTVAGVKTKHDLAQMLQQVGVLKEPVKNKDRQNLKELEERVGKKAHGQALQDSLSEMNARIAMWNERIDQRHASPPLDMDFLDFMNKEDQLDKKSGGPSKGAPQLSRKQKERGLPSSKAGRKTTMSFKRHAKSRPKRPQPKTTVKHPSSRVKGDLASGKKWTMLHHNQAIRKMLIAKDLEESSSPVGMVKETVTAQDQSRYLPEVPRSSRSESPADCTRHVAKVTNSATKAGHRELSDADTASISHRKEVIDDKSVCHDDDTVLGTDDATSTAPTDDVASTAPTVEELELRLRRTFTDDYAATESSYDDSGLGQMSDTSSYMDGFRVRKPMQTHYFPPIKSGIPFELRSDSDKSFSSYKEEEDDETTEKWRRLFNRPAAQRRKQLYEERAQKLSGQGASAKQSALPPIVYVNDMKRLTKGDLGQRLLLSVATHFAPEARQKLEGRDRHRITSLPHKLGSHTDVESYGCSNFGTLNMLWTTMAPQRPEIPVLYPHNSTFAPTKDGAYGQRQRKKPFHVPLPSLEMLTRVQAIQESGLLKEKSFKKTFSRSYPSSTTYSWSTPLPPARNLNSTLRKLELSEVDLSAKPAAKVRCGVHKRGHRCKVCQGYYSSPELAASRPDSEEDPAASAAPPPSRAEVCKVISLPILA